A single region of the Marinobacter salinisoli genome encodes:
- a CDS encoding HDOD domain-containing protein, whose product MDLAPDLQLPSLPEIILRVLEACRQNDSQRSISELVCMDTGLVARILSLANASSQPPASITSIEQALARLGSRRFRNLVLTAALQQLPLQLGREEWLQLRDFWRHSLSTALTARALATLTQYQEPDLAFVLGMLHNVGELLAIKTPTPEGKQYYFNNLATIAAKLTTDWGLGVVPADAMRYQQALPDELRDAGHLVKLISVATRLALSDAAGIKAASTVFGLTEELVRELNRRIAHEVATAATRFGITLDGDYHGDETARQLQATVLRESMANQVLRLSDLNSTMDEILSDTVQSLAMVTGRPALCFTHRNETLELLAGTIGALPALSVSSKPGGSVLTEACNTGGLAQLHDRALTVLDRQILAILRTPSLVAIPLLTNSGCVAVYILGTDNQTPDDTSELATLFTSLLATALNEQPGNSGQGMPFAAELVRDQIRKQVHEINNPLTIVRQYLHQLGRQVQTDSVRENLAVIKEELHRAGQLLDQLGRAEEYPHETVEIELNSELRSVARILDDTLFANTKHQLQVHLCEYPAHLSADASAIRQVVINLVRNAAESLPEEGGKVEIRTASPVWHDHRTWVELEISDTGLGIPIDVRETLFKPVQSTKGEGHSGLGLSIVKNVIDDMEGIIACRTGLEGTSFRILLPTISREKPITDDAKTTETAQWHLTSLPSNSAVN is encoded by the coding sequence ATGGATCTAGCTCCAGATCTTCAGTTACCGAGTCTTCCTGAGATCATTCTGCGTGTACTGGAAGCCTGTCGCCAGAACGACAGTCAACGCTCGATCAGCGAACTGGTGTGTATGGACACTGGGTTGGTGGCCCGCATACTTTCCCTGGCCAACGCCTCCAGCCAACCGCCTGCAAGCATTACCTCGATCGAGCAGGCTCTGGCACGCCTGGGTAGTCGACGGTTCCGCAACCTTGTTCTGACCGCCGCGCTGCAGCAACTACCCCTGCAACTGGGGCGTGAAGAGTGGCTCCAACTCAGGGATTTCTGGCGGCATTCGCTGAGCACCGCGCTGACTGCCCGCGCCCTCGCGACCCTGACCCAATACCAGGAACCCGACCTGGCCTTTGTTCTGGGCATGCTGCACAACGTGGGCGAACTGCTCGCCATCAAGACCCCCACGCCCGAGGGCAAGCAATACTACTTCAACAACCTGGCCACGATCGCTGCCAAGCTGACAACAGACTGGGGACTGGGCGTCGTCCCGGCCGATGCCATGCGTTACCAGCAGGCATTACCGGACGAACTCAGGGATGCCGGACATCTGGTCAAACTGATCAGCGTAGCCACCCGGCTGGCTTTATCGGATGCCGCCGGCATCAAAGCGGCGTCAACCGTTTTTGGGCTTACCGAGGAACTGGTCAGGGAGCTGAACCGTCGCATTGCGCATGAGGTCGCCACCGCCGCAACCCGGTTTGGCATCACACTCGATGGCGACTATCACGGCGATGAGACCGCTCGACAACTGCAGGCAACCGTGCTGCGCGAGAGCATGGCCAACCAGGTTCTCCGCCTGTCGGACCTGAATAGCACCATGGACGAGATTCTGTCCGATACAGTCCAGAGCCTGGCCATGGTGACCGGCCGCCCCGCCCTGTGTTTTACCCATCGCAACGAGACCCTTGAATTGCTGGCCGGCACAATCGGTGCGCTTCCCGCGCTTTCGGTGTCCAGCAAGCCCGGTGGCAGCGTGCTAACAGAAGCCTGCAATACCGGAGGCCTGGCCCAGCTTCATGATCGTGCACTCACGGTTCTGGACCGACAGATCCTTGCCATACTTCGGACCCCGTCTTTGGTTGCCATTCCGCTGCTCACAAACAGTGGTTGCGTAGCGGTCTACATCCTGGGCACCGATAATCAGACCCCGGATGACACATCAGAGCTGGCAACACTGTTCACCAGCCTGCTCGCAACAGCGCTCAATGAACAGCCTGGCAACAGCGGCCAAGGCATGCCCTTCGCTGCCGAACTTGTCAGAGACCAGATCCGCAAACAGGTGCATGAAATTAACAACCCCCTGACGATTGTTCGCCAGTACTTGCACCAACTGGGTCGCCAGGTCCAAACCGATAGTGTTCGTGAGAACCTGGCCGTCATCAAAGAAGAACTCCATCGGGCCGGACAGCTTCTGGACCAGTTGGGCCGCGCGGAAGAGTACCCTCACGAAACCGTCGAGATCGAACTAAACAGCGAACTCAGAAGTGTGGCACGAATTCTGGACGACACCCTGTTCGCCAATACCAAGCACCAACTCCAGGTTCACCTCTGCGAATACCCGGCCCACCTCTCCGCAGACGCGTCGGCCATAAGACAGGTGGTGATCAATCTGGTTCGTAACGCGGCCGAAAGCTTGCCGGAGGAAGGCGGCAAAGTTGAGATCCGAACAGCGTCCCCGGTTTGGCATGACCACCGCACCTGGGTGGAGCTGGAGATTTCAGATACAGGCCTAGGCATCCCGATTGACGTTCGAGAAACGTTGTTCAAGCCCGTGCAAAGCACAAAAGGAGAAGGCCACAGCGGATTGGGCCTGAGTATCGTGAAAAACGTCATTGATGACATGGAGGGCATCATTGCGTGTCGCACGGGTCTGGAGGGCACGTCCTTCCGGATCCTGCTGCCAACGATAAGCCGCGAAAAACCCATTACTGATGATGCAAAAACAACGGAAACAGCCCAATGGCATCTGACTTCACTGCCGAGCAACTCAGCGGTCAACTGA
- a CDS encoding fatty acyl-CoA reductase → MATQQLKSGETSSKVLEQLRGKHVLITGTTGFLGKVVLEKLIRAVPDIAGIHLLIRGNKSHPEARGRFLEEIATSSVFERLRHDDNEAFETFLEERIHCITGEVTEPMFGLSEQAFDQLAGTLDAVINSAASVNFREELDKALSINTLCLYNIAELAFRNHHLGVIQVSTCYVNGKNAGNVGEAVIKPAGAAIPQSDEGYFEIEELVRLLEDKIADVRSRYSGSALQKKLVDLGIREANHYGWSDTYTFTKWLGEQLLMKALSGRSLTIVRPSIIESALEEPVRGWIEGVKVADAIILAYAREKVTLFPGKRSGIIDVIPVDLVANAIILSLAEALAEPGEQRIYQSCSGGTNPIRLGEFIDHVMDEARENYAKYDHLFYREPSKPFFAVDRKLFDLVVGGARLPLSVTDRVLKMLGNSRELKVLRNLDTTRSLATIFGFYTAPDYVFHSDRLQALARRMGSVDQTLFPVDARAIDWRTYLRDIHLAGLNRYALKKRKVYSLRSAKARKAAA, encoded by the coding sequence ATGGCAACACAGCAGTTGAAGTCCGGAGAGACGTCATCAAAAGTTCTTGAACAGCTCCGAGGCAAGCATGTACTGATCACCGGTACAACCGGGTTTCTGGGAAAAGTGGTTCTTGAGAAGCTTATCCGGGCCGTCCCCGATATAGCCGGCATTCACCTTCTTATCCGGGGCAACAAGAGTCATCCGGAGGCTCGCGGCCGATTCCTGGAAGAAATTGCTACCTCATCGGTGTTCGAGCGACTGCGTCACGATGACAACGAAGCGTTTGAGACCTTTCTCGAGGAACGCATCCACTGCATTACCGGTGAAGTCACCGAGCCCATGTTTGGCCTTTCGGAACAGGCTTTTGACCAGCTCGCGGGCACGCTGGATGCTGTCATCAACTCCGCTGCCAGCGTGAACTTCCGGGAAGAACTCGACAAAGCGTTATCCATCAACACACTGTGTCTGTACAACATTGCTGAGCTGGCATTCCGCAATCACCATCTGGGTGTCATTCAGGTATCCACCTGCTATGTGAATGGCAAGAATGCCGGAAACGTCGGTGAGGCGGTGATCAAGCCAGCCGGTGCTGCAATCCCGCAAAGCGATGAAGGTTACTTTGAAATTGAGGAGCTGGTCCGGCTTCTCGAAGACAAGATTGCTGATGTGCGCTCGCGGTATTCCGGTAGCGCCCTGCAGAAGAAACTGGTGGATCTGGGGATTCGGGAAGCCAACCATTATGGCTGGAGCGACACCTACACCTTTACCAAGTGGTTGGGTGAGCAGTTGCTGATGAAAGCCTTGTCCGGTCGCTCTCTGACGATTGTGCGCCCCTCCATCATCGAAAGTGCGCTGGAAGAGCCTGTAAGAGGCTGGATTGAGGGTGTGAAAGTGGCTGACGCCATTATCCTGGCCTACGCCCGCGAGAAGGTCACTCTGTTCCCCGGAAAGCGATCGGGCATTATCGATGTGATTCCGGTGGATCTGGTGGCCAACGCCATCATTCTGTCATTGGCGGAAGCACTTGCCGAGCCTGGAGAGCAGCGCATTTATCAGTCGTGCAGCGGTGGCACCAATCCGATCCGTCTGGGTGAGTTCATTGACCATGTCATGGACGAAGCCAGGGAAAACTACGCCAAGTACGATCATCTCTTCTATCGCGAGCCGTCCAAGCCCTTCTTTGCGGTGGATCGCAAACTCTTCGATCTGGTGGTTGGTGGTGCACGCTTGCCCCTCAGCGTGACTGATCGGGTGCTCAAGATGCTGGGCAACAGCCGTGAGCTAAAGGTGCTTCGAAATCTCGACACCACCCGCTCGCTGGCCACCATTTTCGGGTTTTATACCGCGCCGGACTATGTTTTCCATAGCGACCGTCTGCAAGCGCTGGCCCGGCGTATGGGTAGCGTTGACCAGACGTTGTTCCCTGTCGACGCACGAGCCATCGACTGGCGCACCTATCTGCGTGACATCCATCTTGCCGGGCTCAACCGGTATGCCCTCAAAAAGCGGAAGGTGTATAGCCTGCGCTCTGCAAAGGCTCGCAAAGCCGCAGCCTGA